GAAGAAACTTAAGGATAGAGATATGAGGAACGAGGATTCAAGATTTTAAAGGGTGCACGGTTTGAGCTCGAGTAAGAAATTTCAATGGATTTCGGAAGTCTATTATACCTAAAACCTAAAGTACCTCATGTCATTTGAGAAGCTAACTTCAATTATGTACATCATTCAGAAAAGTCAACAATTTAATGGCGACGGGATGTCTAACTGTTTGATTAATGGATAAAGACAAGTAACGCTGCTAAAAGTGTATTCCAATAATGTATCACAATGAATTCATTATTACTTGACTTTAacgtataacaaaaaaaaaccttataCGATTAGTATAATCAATTAGCGGGTTCATTCTCATTGCAGGGATGTGTACATTTGTCTTCcaccaaatataaaataacgtGTCGTATTCGAAGTTCAATTAATCTACCAATCATACTTTTGCACCTTACAATTATCATACATCGGATCGTATTATATAAGTATCGAACCGCAACTACTAGTTAGTAACTATGTACTTCTCAATGGAATATGTATACGAAGATATTCTGACTTTAAACCAGACAAGAAAACCAGCAGCGATCATGCCACAACAATTtagttcattttaaaatatttttataaaacatgcatgctataataaaaacaataggCCGGAGAATCATTTCATTTGgtagttaaaaataaatgtgaTTATACCATTAAGATTTACGAGTATCAAATGGTATAGTGTAAAACGACACATTCCATGAACCCGTGCGTATATGCACGGAACTCGAATGTTAAGAGGAGTAATCAGTTTAAGAAAGAATGAAACAGGTAGGCAAATCCGTAAGATGCATTGTACATTAATAACCCGTCCTCTTaagatcgaaacttggagaCAACTTAACATATCTTCAAGctgtgattttattttaaagttatgaAGAAGATTTTATGTGGGGATGATCTTAAGACAAACGAACTAGTTTGAATCTCATCTTGTCGGAATCTCCAACTCTATTTTGTGCCGTccgaatatattttatatatgtttatttgtcTTTTAACTCATCGATGTACATACCTAACTTGACTTTTTGTAACTTACAATTTGCCTCCCTGCCATACCAAAAAGATAAGAAGctaagataattttaaaaattaataaacagtCAACTATAAAACATACAAACAAGCTTATTCTTAATTTTGGCATGCCCATAACAaggttaaataatatatatatatatatatatatatatcattagtAAGCATGcatttatataaacatatgaTAGAGAATGTTGAATTTCCTCTTATTCGCATCTAATAAATGTTAAGTTCTTATAGTGGACAGTATTTTAATGTATAAAACTAAATTCATACAAAGTTTCTGTACTTGGCGTTTTTATACATCTTATTTCCCGGGTTTTGTGTTCTAACGGTTTAATCCAACACAAAACCAATTACAAACATGCATATTGTTTGCGTTAAAAATGAGCTACGCAAACTAAATCATTGATgatcaatatattatatattgattacACTTTGACTTCTGATTTTGTATTCTAAACTTACATGATTGTAGACAGAGCCGTGCTTACCCTTGTAGAAAAAAGGCAGCAGCCTTGGCCCCCTgcttttaaatcaaaatataggACCCCATTTATACATTAACATACTAATTCATTGTGGTTATAAGTGTTTGCATGCATATTCATGTTTGAAATTTGACTGGTGATACACATTTCAGTTTATGCTATTTTTTAGActttaattataaacatattaacaatatctatcatttagttatttgtAAACATACATAAAAAATCATGAAACCCCATTTTAAATAGTAAACATTTCCTCAAAAAGGAATAACATTTGAAACATATTGCCTTAGGCCTTTTTAAACCTTCGCAGAGAATTGAGTATCTTGAAAACATTTCTCCATCAATTTATATCTCATAATTATCCACATTGTGTTTTTCTAGAGtgtagtttataaatatatctaCGCAATTATCAGTATAACTTTGGATCATTCGTACAAGTGAggtttttatatgtatatattccctgacaaaatgaaaaagaaaaaactcacAACTTCAACTAAATAAGTTCTCGGTGCCGGATAAACCATGCTGCATCTTCTCCGAAAAAACAAATTAGTTAAGAGAGACCTACCGGACAATTAGTAATTTAAGGTTTAATACGGCATGgattaacaaatttaattattttcttgttcTTTGAGTGTTGTCGATGTTGCGATAATGATTCCATTAATCGTGCATAGGCGTGGCTATATCTTTATTCTTCAGCTTCTCTTGTGTGGCCAATCTAAACTCTCTCTCATTATTATACTAATCTCTAACTagcttatacatatatatgaatgGATggttaaatagaaaatattatattataatgtgTCGTGAAGGAACAAAGCTGGTTTCATCTTTCATTGTCGACCCCACAAGTTGACTGACGTGTTCACCATCATGCATGGCTTCATTTCATTATTTAATTACGACTTGTTCACGACACAAATGATTGTAacagtttaagaatctcttgaTTTCTCTTCATCATAACCAAATCTTCCTCAATTGAAATATTCTCTTCATCATCAAGTGCATCTccaacctatatatatatagttgcaCAAGAACAAGAACTATCATAgcaacaaaccaaaaaaacaagaaaaaaaaacaaggagaaagacaagAGTTGAAGGTTGGAGCGATGGATGTTTTTGTTGATGGTGAATTGGAGTCTCTCTTAGGTATGTTCAACTTTGATCAATGTTCATCATCTAAGGAGGAGAGACCACGAGATGAGATGCTTGGCCTCGCTAGCCTTTACAatgatcatcttcatcatcatcagaacaATCTCCCGCCTTCTGATCATCATGCTCTCCTAAATCATGATATGTTCCCATTTAGCGCAATGATGGGAGGGAACCTTACGACCATGCTCGATTCTTGGGATCAAAACCAACTCCAAGAAACGGCACCGCTCAAGAGGAAACAACTTAACGTAGATAATCTACACAATTCTAACTCTAACTGTGACGTCACAAGACAAGTAAGTGCAAGATCAATAAtgtattataatatttacttttattcaTTATTACAACGCATTAAACTAAATACAACATCATTAATGCAAATATAGGAGCTTGTCAAAGCCAAGAAAAAGCAGAGGGTAAGCCAGGAAAGCAATACAGTCGAAGAAAGCAACAGCTCAGATGATGAGAAGGCTTCGGTCACAAGTGTTAAAGGCAAAACAAGAGCCACCAAAGGGACAGCTACTGATCCTCAAAGCCTTTATGCTCGGGTAAGGACACGTGCGAAAATTTCTACGACTTGTTTCTTAAAACTACTTCACAACAATTAAAAGTTTTAGTGgggttttaattaattatatatggtATTGATTTTTGCAGAAACGTAGAGAGAAGATTAACGAAAGGCTCAAGACATTACAAAACCTTGTACCAAACGGGACAAAAGTCGATATAAGCACTATGCTTGAAGAAGCTGTCCACTACGTAAAGTTCTTGCAGCTTCAAATCAAGGTatgcaattttcaaaaaaaataaaaaaaattagggttttgtttttgttagtctttataacacatctatatatgttttttttttttatatgttgtaaCTAACCAAAATGCATATGTTATAAATGTAGTTGTTGAGCTCGGATGATCTATGGATGTACGCACCGTTGGCTTACAATGGACTCGACATGGGATTCCATCACAACCTTTTGTCTCGGCTTATGTGAAGGACTTGCACAAAGTTACAATCTAATTGTAAAGAAACCGATTTAGAACATATGAATCCCTTTAGTTTGGCCCTGCCCTAGTGGTCTACTTTCGGAACGTACTACTGTTCTCTTGTTGTTCATTCTGagattttttgttattattttaactTCTTTCTGTCTTTTTCTTCATTATGGTTCTAAGAACTTTTGGTACTTTATTCTAATGTAATTATTTCATTACAATATAAAAAAGTCAACTGGACTAATAAAATAACtgtcttttgtctttttcttatAACAGtctttatataaatttgaaaacaaagatAATAGGGTGATAATATGATTGAAGTATTCAGCCGACAAAACCCtggtaaatttaattattttttgcaaAGGATGCCAAACGACAGACGCCATGCTAAAGTCTTTTGatacaaaaatcaaataatatcaGTCTTCATTTCCACATTAAGTACTATGAATAATCGTTCTtgagttttagagaaaaaaagatAGATGAACAAATCCACATATGTTTTAGACGTGGAGAGGAACTAGTACTAACTCAAACCCCAAGTACTGGTACTTGCCTGTAGGACCATAatacaaaaatatcattaaccTACCTCAAAGCAACATCTTTCTCCTATGTTTTTAGTATCCCTcctttttcatataaattagTGAAGTATATACCAAACATAATTAACAAGTTTATTGTACATATACTAGGTTTGCGAGGAAGCAAATAACATTCAAATACGTAAGGAATCAAAGTTGGCAGATTGTTCCAACagaaaaaacttgaaaattagaGAACATCAATACCATTAAAAGAAGATTATTCCCTTAATGAGAATTatagttttttcaaaaatacccttatttttacaaaggattaataaaattcattaatgacatttaagtcttttggttttgggtCTCCAAATACACCTAAATAGATCTAATAATGGgcctatatatatttaaaagatatactaactttaaatttaatataagtataaatatattatgaactataaataaattaacaaacatgaaaatatcattttcttaaatatatgtatcaatattcaaaatagatcatttgaatattatacagattttcaatacaaaccaaatcatatatcctacaccatatatcatatacatatttgaatatcatttttccatgtataatgtcattttatacataatattgatatggcaattacgagtgttcaaaaatattttaaaaattatattaaaatcaatttttaaatctaaaataaaaactcaaacttataataggttattaataacgaaaatgaactaatattgtcatatcaataagttttttttatattatcattttcttatttggataatataaaaaaaaattcatcaaattctaaggaatcactaatttatgtaatattaaaaatatatatgagtaatttaatcaatttttttttaaatactatcagatattttgtgttttatcgGATAAATTGTATCATATTGAAGGTTAACAGtgaatttttgagtttttaccgggttatttttaattaacgaTTTTTCATTAAATTCAAACCGGACTATATACAATGTATCGGGTCTATAGGTTCAACCATGAATCTAGGtcggatatgaaaacaaatcttaaaactcaaacattattatagaacaaataccatattttgaaaagaaaaaaaataaatgataaaaacctaaaaacttaattgttatggtttgaaacaaaaataatggtagtttgtaaatcagttttcga
This region of Brassica napus cultivar Da-Ae chromosome C5, Da-Ae, whole genome shotgun sequence genomic DNA includes:
- the LOC106431651 gene encoding transcription factor RSL3 — protein: MDVFVDGELESLLGMFNFDQCSSSKEERPRDEMLGLASLYNDHLHHHQNNLPPSDHHALLNHDMFPFSAMMGGNLTTMLDSWDQNQLQETAPLKRKQLNVDNLHNSNSNCDVTRQELVKAKKKQRVSQESNTVEESNSSDDEKASVTSVKGKTRATKGTATDPQSLYARKRREKINERLKTLQNLVPNGTKVDISTMLEEAVHYVKFLQLQIKLLSSDDLWMYAPLAYNGLDMGFHHNLLSRLM